The Campylobacter sp. RM10537 genome has a segment encoding these proteins:
- the fumC gene encoding class II fumarate hydratase: MEYRIEHDTMGEVRVSNDKYWGAQTQRSFENFKIGCEKMPKVLIYAFANLKKSLALVNHKLGKLDDTKKNAIVQACDEIILGKFDDNFPLAIWQTGSGTQSNMNMNEVIANRATEIMGGDFRKEKLVHPNDHVNMSQSSNDTFPTAMSIVAVEQVEKKLIPALDKLIATFENKVKEFKDIIKIGRTHLQDATPLTLAQEFSGYLSMLLHSKEQIIASLSSLRELAIGGTAVGTGLNAHPELGEKVSEELSKLIGTKFISSPNKFYALTSHDAINFTHGAMKGLAANLMKIANDIRWLSSGPRCGLGELSIPENEPGSSIMPGKVNPTQCEAITMVAVQVMGNDATIGFAASQGNFELNVFKPVIIYNFLQSLDLLADSMHSFNIHCAVGIEPNREKIDYNLHNSLMLVTALNPYIGYENAAKVAKNAHKKGISLKESAIELGLVNEEDFNQFVDPTKMIGPKA, from the coding sequence ATGGAGTATAGAATAGAGCATGATACAATGGGTGAAGTTAGAGTGTCAAATGATAAATATTGGGGAGCACAAACCCAGAGAAGTTTTGAAAATTTTAAAATCGGTTGTGAAAAAATGCCAAAGGTTTTGATTTATGCTTTTGCTAATCTTAAAAAATCTTTAGCTTTGGTTAATCATAAACTTGGCAAACTTGATGATACTAAAAAAAATGCCATAGTGCAAGCTTGTGATGAAATTATTTTAGGTAAATTTGATGATAATTTTCCGCTTGCCATTTGGCAAACAGGATCGGGCACTCAAAGTAATATGAATATGAATGAAGTAATTGCAAATCGTGCAACTGAAATTATGGGTGGAGACTTTCGTAAAGAAAAGCTTGTACATCCCAATGATCATGTTAATATGAGTCAAAGTTCAAATGATACCTTTCCAACGGCTATGAGTATTGTTGCAGTTGAGCAAGTTGAAAAAAAACTTATTCCTGCTTTAGATAAACTTATTGCAACTTTTGAAAATAAAGTAAAAGAATTTAAAGATATTATCAAAATAGGGCGTACTCATTTGCAAGATGCCACTCCATTAACCTTAGCTCAAGAATTTAGTGGTTATTTGTCGATGCTTTTACACTCTAAGGAGCAAATTATTGCTTCTTTGTCAAGCTTAAGGGAGTTGGCTATTGGTGGAACAGCTGTAGGAACAGGTCTTAATGCTCATCCAGAGCTTGGTGAAAAAGTTAGTGAAGAATTAAGCAAACTGATAGGGACTAAGTTTATTTCAAGCCCAAATAAATTCTATGCTTTAACAAGTCATGATGCGATTAATTTTACACATGGAGCTATGAAAGGTTTAGCTGCAAATTTGATGAAAATTGCTAATGATATTAGATGGTTATCTTCAGGTCCAAGATGCGGACTTGGAGAGCTTAGTATTCCTGAAAATGAACCAGGAAGTTCTATAATGCCAGGTAAAGTAAATCCAACTCAATGTGAAGCTATAACAATGGTTGCAGTTCAAGTTATGGGAAATGATGCAACAATTGGATTTGCAGCAAGCCAAGGAAATTTCGAACTCAATGTTTTTAAACCTGTGATTATTTATAATTTTTTACAAAGCCTTGATTTATTGGCTGATTCTATGCATTCATTTAATATCCATTGTGCTGTAGGTATAGAACCTAATCGTGAAAAAATTGATTACAACCTTCACAATTCTTTAATGCTAGTTACCGCCTTAAATCCATATATTGGTTATGAAAATGCTGCAAAAGTAGCTAAAAATGCACACAAAAAAGGAATTTCTTTAAAAGAAAGTGCAATAGAGCTTGGTTTAGTTAACGAAGAAGATTTTAATCAATTTGTTGATCCAACTAAAATGATAGGACCAAAAGCTTAA